A part of Larimichthys crocea isolate SSNF chromosome VII, L_crocea_2.0, whole genome shotgun sequence genomic DNA contains:
- the LOC104927663 gene encoding P2Y purinoceptor 3 encodes MEDFHICPVTNYYQRILLPVCYSIVFLLGLTLNSAVLWSVFSRTRRWSSTVIYMSNLAMADLFYVLALPPLIISNAKGGLWPFGNIICKTVRFFFFVNLHCSMMFLTCVSVHRFLGVCFPIPAVRLRTRKLALYASGSVWFLATVEILPTLFFAHTGVINNTTVCFEMTNPGHFNAYFPYGLFLAIVGFLLPFLIVITCYCSMMKVLFCRAAGSISNTRTARMRNKSLYTLLIVILLFVVCFVPYHVARTVYLFVRVYMPGDCDLLNTAMISFKAWKPVVSFNCCANPLLYFCGSGRHRQKIRAWLWTRKKRVQPSVCVVDGSTNRSGD; translated from the coding sequence ATGGAGGACTTTCACATCTGTCCAGTGACTAACTACTACCAGAGGATCCTTCTACCAGTCTGCTACAGCATCGTGTTTCTGCTGGGCTTGACTTTAAACAGTGCCGTGCTGTGGTCCGTGTTCAGCCGGACGCGCCGCTGGAGTAGCACAGTCATCTACATGAGCAACCTCGCCATGGCGGATCTCTTCTACGTGCTGGCTTTGCCACCCCTCATCATCAGCAATGCCAAAGGCGGACTGTGGCCTTTCGGCAACATCATCTGCAAGACCGTCagattcttcttttttgtcAACCTCCACTGTAGTATGATGTTTCTCACCTGCGTCAGCGTGCACCGGTTCCTCGGTGTGTGCTTCCCCATCCCCGCCGTGCGCCTTAGGACCAGAAAACTCGCCCTCTATGCGTCAGGCTCGGTTTGGTTTCTGGCCACTGTTGAGATATTACCGACGCTGTTTTTTGCGCACACTGGTGTGATCAATAACACGACCGTGTGCTTTGAAATGACTAACCCCGGCCACTTTAACGCTTATTTCCCCTATGGGTTGTTTTTAGCCATAGTAGGTTTTCTCCTGCCTTTCCTCATTGTCATCACTTGTTACTGCTCCATGATGAAGGTGCTTTTCTGCAGGGCCGCAGGCAGCATCTCTAATACCAGGACAGCCCGTATGCGCAACAAGTCCCTGTACACTTTATTAATTGTGATACTGCTGTTCGTGGTGTGTTTTGTGCCCTATCACGTCGCTCGGACAGTTTACTTGTTTGTGAGGGTCTACATGCCCGGAGACTGTGACCTCCTAAACACGGCCATGATCTCCTTCAAGGCCTGGAAACCTGTGGTCAGTTTTAACTGCTGCGCAAATCCTCTCCTCTACTTTTGTGGCTCTGGACGGCACCGCCAGAAAATCCGGGCCTGGCTGTGGACGAGGAAGAAGAGAGTGCAGCCCagcgtgtgtgtggtggatgGCAGCACAAACAGGTCCGGAGATTAG